The Octopus bimaculoides isolate UCB-OBI-ISO-001 chromosome 17, ASM119413v2, whole genome shotgun sequence genome includes the window atttgataCGTCAAGCGCAAGTCTCAAGATCACAGCTTGGTCATTGTATAAAACTGACCTCCCGGTTATATTTCAACACCGAAATTCGGTTATAACCCAAGACACCAACTTGTTTACGTCTCAAGATCACAATTTGATTGACTTAATATTTCAGCTAAGTTATAACTCAATGTCACAAATCTGTTTGAACTGTCCCTTTAAGAAGATTTTAGTACTGGCCAGATACCTTACAGCATTCTTGACAGCGTACGTTCTTTCTTGTCTCAGAAAGAAATCTATTTCAAAggaataataaaacaacatataAAGAACAATTGAAATACACACCTATAGAACTTCGTGTCGGCCGAATGGTTTCGGGAGGTAGTGTAGTTGTGACATGTTGATCGTCTGTCAAACATTCGGGTACATTGATTGGCCATGTACAGATATCATGAATCTCATCAAAAACAGCTCCAGTTTGACACGTGAAGAAATACGGGTATGAATTGACACAACGGTAGAAGACAGTGCAGTTGTTGGGGTCTCGGAAGTAACCGTATGGTTTGGGACAGTTGAAATTAGCATTGATGACATGGAACATGTTCCAGAACAAAactaccgaaaaaaaaaaatttttaatagacAAGCAAAAACACgcatttaatacatttttcttgctttttctaccttcttcttctctctccctccccctcgcTTTCTTTCCCTGTCTCAAATCTTTCTTTTCAGTCTTTCATTCTCAGAAATgctgcatggaattttgtcagtgaacagatcgcagtctcaaagcaacggaaatattttggtaaattaaatttaaatgttgaaatgaatctcacagtttttgtgtgtttttaaatggcttataaacatcttccatgctgcaattgtttttgtttcagcacacgatctcagatcaggtcacttgctatgcaagtacatctccgtaattcttttactctttc containing:
- the LOC106872907 gene encoding uncharacterized protein LOC106872907 translates to MFPLRNIPCIFVLFWNMFHVINANFNCPKPYGYFRDPNNCTVFYRCVNSYPYFFTCQTGAVFDEIHDICTWPINVPECLTDDQHVTTTLPPETIRPTRSSIGKKIVTDSIVLEIPSDYISDESQCKFIQLTLNVILQALVQGSSVTKCPDGICAVPRIEVVCNTDYK